The Streptomyces sp. NBC_00510 genomic interval TGGAGACGGTCCCCGACCAGCTCGCCAAGGGGCCGGCCGCCGTCCTGCACGCGATAACCGACCACGTCGTCGACCAGTACCTCGCCGTCACCTCCGCGGTCCACGCGGACATCGAGCAGGTCGAGACGGACGTCTTCTCCGACCACCGCGGCCGCGGCACCGACGCCGGCCGGATCTACCAGCTCAAACGCGAACTGCTGGAGCTCAAGCGGGCCGTGGCCCCGCTCGGCCGCCCCCTCCAGCGGCTCGCCGAGGAGCCCCTGCCCGGCATCGAGGCCGACCTGCGGACCTACTTCCGCGACGCCGCCGACCACCTCGCCCGCGCCACCGAGCAGGTCACCTCCTTCGACGACCTGCTCAACTCGATCCTCCAGGCCAACATCGCGCAGGTGTCCATGGCCCAGAACGAGGACATGCGCAAGATCAGCGCCTGGGTCGCCATCCTCGCCGTCCCCACCATGATCTGCGGCCTGTACGGCATGAACTTCGAGCACATGCCGGAACTGCGCTGGACCTACGGCTATCCGCTCGCCGTGGGCGTGATGGTCGTCGCCTGCTTCGTCATCCACCGAGGATTCCGGCGCAACGGCTGGTTGTGAGCAGTGCTGTGTGACATATTACCGGCGTGAGCAAGCCGACGAGCTGCGATGTCGTGGTCGTCGGCGCCGGGATGGTGGGCGCGGCCTGCGCCCTCCACGCCGCGGCGGCCGGGCTCCGCACCGTCCTCGTGGACCGCGGGCCGGTGGCCGGCGGCACCACCGGGGCCGGCGAGGGCAATCTGCTGGTCTCCGACAAGGAGCCGGGTCCGGAGCTCGGACTCGCCCTGCTCTCCGCCCGGTTGTGGCAGGAATTGACGGAACGCCACAACCTGGGTGCGACCGCCGAGTACGAGGCCAAGGGCGGGCTCGTCGTGGCCTCCGGCGCGGACGGACTGCGCGCACTGGAGGACTTTGCCGCCGCCCAGCGACGCAGCGGCGTCGAGGCGGTGCCCGTCCCGGCGGACGGGCTGCGCGAGCTCGAACCCCACCTGGCGGACGGCCTCACCGGAGGCGTGCACTACCCCCAGGACGCCCAGGTGCAGCCCGGGCTCGCCGCCGCCCGCCTCGTCCGCGCCGCCCGCGACCTGGGGGCGCAGGCGCGGCTCGGCACCACGGTGACGGCGGTGCTCCGCGCCCCGGACGGCGCCGTGCGCGGGGTCCGCACCGACCGGGGCGACATCCATGCCCCGGCCGTCGTCAACGCCGCGGGCACCTGGGGCGGCGAGGTGGCCGCCCTCGCGGGAGTGCGGCTGCCCGTACTGCCGCGACGGGGCTTCGTCCTGGTCACCGAGCCCCTGCCGGCGCGCACCGTCCGCCACAAGGTGTACGCGGCCGACTACGTCGCCGACGTCGCCAGCGACTCCGCCGCCCTGCAGACCTCCGCCGTCGTCGAGGCCACCGCCGCCGGCCCCGTCCTCATCGGCGCCAGCCGCGAACGCGTCGGCTTCGACCGCACCTTCTCGCTCCCCGTCGCCCGCCGCCTCGCCGCTCAGGCCCTCGCCCTGTTCCCGGTGCTCCGGGACGTCGCGACGCTGCGCGCCTACACCGGCTTCCGGCCCTACCTGCCGGACCACCTCCCCGCGATCGGCCCCGACCCCCGCGTCCCCGGGCTCCACCACGCCTGCGGCCACGAGGGCGCCGGCATCGGACTCGCCCCGGCCACCGGCCACTTGATCGCGCAGTGCCTCACCGGGGCCCGCCCCGAGCTCGACCTCACCCCCTTCCGCCCCGACCGCTTCCCCGCCGAGGAGGCCACCCCGTGAGCCGACGCAGCCCCCTGCGCCTGGCCCGCGCCGCACCGGGCCCGGGCTTCACCTTCACCTTCGAGGGGCGCGACATCCCCGCCCACCCCGGCCAGTCCGTCGCCGCCGCCCTCTGGTCGGCCGGCGTCCTGTCCTGGCGCACCACCCGCGTCGACGGCGCCCCGCGCGGCGTCTTCTGCGGCATCGGCGTCTGCTTCGACTGCCTCGTCACGGTCAACGGCCGCCCGGGGCAGCGCGCCTGCGTCACCGCCGCCCACCCCGGCGACGTCGTCACCCCGCAGGTGGGCACGGGGGAGCTGCCGTGAGCGCCCGCGTCGAGGCTGCCGCCGGCCTCGTCCCGGTGCGGGCGGCCGGGCCGCGGTGGGCGCCGGCGAAGGCGCGCGGGCAGCGCAATCCTCGGGAGGGGACGACGGGTCCCGCCGCGGACCAGACCGGTCCGTCGGTGACGGCGACGACGTCGCCGGCCGTCCGGGACTCGACCTGCCGGGGCACCGGCAGGTCGGCCGGGACGATCGGGGCGAGCGGCACCGCCGCCGGCGTCGGCGCCGGTGCCGGAGCGGTCGACGGGGGACGGTCGGGGTCGGTGCGGGCTTCGGCAGCGCTCCCGGGGGCGGTCCGCGCGGGGCGTCCCGCATCGGGCCCGCGGGGGAGGCGGGCGTGACCGGGGACAGGTACGGGCTGGCCGTCGTGGGGGCCGGACCGGCGGGGATCGCGGCGGCGCTGGCGGCCGCGGACGCGGGCGTACGGGTCGCCCTGGTCGACGCCGCGCCCCAGGCGGGCGGGCAGTTCTACCGGCAGCCCGCGCCCGGACTCCGGGCGCGCAGGGCACGGGCCCTGCACCACGCGTGGCGCACCTGGCGGGGGCTGCACGGGCGACTGGAGGCCCACCTCGCCACGGGCCGCGTCACCCACCTGCCGCAGCGCCAGGTCTGGTGCATGGAGCCGGGGTTCACCCTCCACACGCTCGAGGCGGGCGCGATCCGGGCGGACGCGGTGGTCCTCGCGACCGGGGGCTACGAGAAGGTGCTGCCGTTCCCCGGCTGGACGCTGCCCGGGGTCGTCACGGCGGGCGGCGCGCAGGCCATGCTCAAGGGCGGCCTGGTGCTCCCCGGCCGTACGGTCGTCGTCGCCGGGACGGGGCCGCTGCTGCTGCCGGTCGCGGCGGGCCTCGCGGCGGCCGGGGCGCGCGTCGCGGCGCTCGCCGAGGCCGCCGACCCGCGTGACCTGCTGCGGCACGCCACCGCCGTACCCCTCGGCAAGGCCGTGGAGGGTGCCGCCTACGCCGTCCGGCTCGCCCGGCACGGGATCCGCGTGCGCTGGCGGCACACGGTCGTCGCCGCCCACGGCGAGGACCGCGTCGAGGCGGTCACCCTCGCCGGGCCCGACGGCGCACGGCGCCGCTTCGCCTGCGATGCCCTCGCCGTCGGCCACGGGCTGTTGCCGCACACCGACCTGGCGGACTCCTTCGAGGTGGACGCGGAACAGCGCACCCCCACCCCCGGCGTCTGGGCCGCGGGCGAGGTGACCGGCGTCGGCGGCGCGGAACTCGCGCTGGCCGAGGGGGAGATCGCCGGCCGTTCCGCCGCCGCCCGGCTGCGCGGCACCGAGCCCGACCCCGCCGCGTGGGCCGCGGCCGCCCGCCGCCGCGAGCGGCTGCGGAGGTTCGCCGCCGTGCTCGACGCCGTCTACCGGCTCCCCGGCGACTGGGCGGAGTCCACCGTCACCGACGACACCCTGCTGTGCCGCTGCGAGGAGGTGCCCGCCGCCGCCGTCCGCGAGGCCGTCCGCGACCTCGGCGCCGGCGACCTGCGCACCGTCAAGCTGCTCACCCGCGCCGGGATGGGCTGGTGCCAGGGCCGCGTCTGCGGCCCAGGCGTCGCCGCCGTCGCCGGTTGCCCCTTCACCGACCCCGGGCGGTCCCTCGCCCGGCCCGTGCCGCTCGGTCTGCTGGCCGGCGGGGCAGAAGAAGAGGAAGAGAGGGAAGAGCCATGAACACCACCCCCGACCGCCCGTGGCGCGGCGTGCTCGTCGCCACCGCCCTGCCGCTGCGCGCAGGTGACCTGTCCGTCGACTACGAGGCCTACGCGGCCCACTGCGCCTGGCTGGTGGCGAACGGCTGCGACGGCGTCGTGCCCAACGGCTCCCTCGGCGAGTACCAGGTCCTGACCCCCGCCGAGCGCGCGCGGGTCGTGGAGACGGCCGTCGCCGCGATCGGCGGCGAGCGCGTCGTACCGGGCGTCGCCGCGTACGGCTCGGGCGAGGCGCGCCGCTGGGCCGAGCACGCCGCCGACGCCGGCTGCTCGGCCGTGATGCTGCTGCCGCCCAACGCCTACCGTGCGGACGAGCGTTCCGTGCACGCCCACTACGCCGAGGTCGCGCGGGCGGGGCTGCCGGTCGTCGCGTACAACAACCCCTACGACACCAAGGTCGACCTGACCCCGCGCCTGCTCGCGGAGCTGCACGGCGCGGGCCACATCCAGGCCGTGAAGGAGTTCAGCGGCGACGTGCGCCGCGCCTGGGAGCTGGCCGAACTCGCCCCGGAACTGGACCTCGTGGTCGGCGCGGACGACGTCCTGCTCGAACTGGCCACCGCGGGCGCCAAGGGCTGGGTGGCGGGCTACCCCAACGCCCTGCCCCGCGCCTGCGGCGAGCTCTTCCGCGCCGCGGTCGCCGGGGACACCGCGACCGCGCTGCCGCTCTACCGGGCGTTGCACCCGCTGCTGCGCTGGGACTCCCGGACGGAGTTCGTCCAGGCCATCAAGGTGTCGATGGACCTCACCGGCCGGTACGGGGGCCCCTGCCGCCCGCCGCGCATGCCGCTGCTGCCGGAGCAGGAGAAGGAGGTCCGGGCCGCCACCGAGGCCGCGATCGCCGCCGGCCTCGCCTAGGACTTGTCCGGCCGATCATGTGCGGAGCCAGATGACGAGGGCTGCTGCGGTGGTTGTGCCGAGGTAGACGTAGCCGCGTTTGTCGTAGCGGGTGGCCACGGCCCGGTGCTGCTTGAGCCGGTTGATGGCTCGTTCGATGGTGTTGCGTTTCTTGTATCGGTCTTCGTCGAAGCCGGGTGGCCGTCCACCGTGTGAGCCTTTGCGCAGGCGGACGGCCTGGCTGTCGGCCTTCTCTGGGATGGTGTGCCGGATGCCGCGACGTCGCAGGTACTCGCGGATGGGTCTGTTGCTGTAGGCCTTGTCCGCCGAGACGCTGTCGGGTTTCTTGCGGGGCCTGCCGGGGCCGAGCTTGGGAATGCGGATCTTGTCCAGCACCTGCTTGAATTGGGTGCAGTCGGCCCGCTGGCCTGGTGTGACGATCAGGGACAGCGGGCGGCAGCGGCCGTCGGCGCTCAGGTGGAGTTTGCTGGTGAAGCCGCCCCGCGAGCGGCCCAGGCCCTCACTTCCCGCACCGCCTCCACCAGGCGGGCGTGCAGGCTCTGCCACGCCGTTTCGCCCTGGTGTTCTTCCTGCTCGGCCCCCTTTGACGCCGGGGCCGGTGGTGGATCGGTGCGGGCGCCGGCCGAGTGCTGATGCGCGCGGACAATGGTGGAGTCCACCGAGACATCCCAGTCGATCTCGCCCGCGGCGTCGGCCGCGGCCTGGACCTGCTGCAGCAGACGTTCCCACGTTCCGTCCGCTGACCACAGCCGGTGCCGTTCATAGACCGTTTTCCACGGCCCGAAGCGTTCCGGCAGGTCACGCCACTGCACACCGGTCCGGACCCGGTGCAAAATCCCGTCGATCACCTGCCGGTGATCCCGCCACCGGCCGCACCGCCGGTTGCTGACCGGCAGGAACGGCCGCAGCCGTTCCCACTCGGCATCACTCAAGTCACCCCGCCCCATGTCCACATCAACGACACGGACGGCGAGTAGTCACATGATCGGCCGGACAAGTCCTAGCCGGGCTCCGGCCCGGCCCCGACCCACGAGGAGGACACACCCCCATGCGCAGCAAACTCGTCCTGCACGCGGTGGACTCCCACACCGAGGGCATGCCCACCCGCGTCGTGACCGGCGGCATCGGCACCGTCCCCGGCGCCACCATGAACGAACGCCGCCTCCACTTCCGCGACCACCTCGACCACATACGGCACCTGCTGATGGACGAGCCGCGCGGCCACGCCGCGATGAGCGGGGCGATCCTGCAGCCGCCGACCCGTCCGGACGCCGATTACGGCGTGATCTACATCGAGGTCTCCGGCTACCTCCCGATGTGCGGGCACGGCACGATCGGCGTGGCGACCGTCCTCGTCGAGACCGGCATGGTGCCGGTGACCGAGCCCGTCACCACGGTCCGCCTCGACACCCCGGCGGGCCTGGTCGTCGCGGAGGTCGCCGTCGACGGCGGCGCGGCGACCGCCGTGACCTTGCGCAACGTGCCCTCGTTCTGCGTCGCGCTGGACCGCAAGGCCGTCCTCGCCGACGGCCGCACGGTCACGTACGACCTCGCCTACGGCGGGAACTTCTACGCGATCCTGCCCCTGGACGCCTTCGGCCTGCCCTTCGACCGCTCCCGCAAGGACGACATCCTCGCCGCGGGCCTCGCGCTGATGGACGCGATCAACGCCGAGGACCCGCCCGTCCACCCGGAGGACCCCACCATCCGCGGCTGCAAGCACGTCCAGTTGCTGGCGCCCGGCTCCACGGCCGTCCGTTCGCGGCACGCCATGGCCATCCACCCGGGCTGGTTCGACCGTTCGCCCTGCGGCACCGGCACGAGCGCGCGCATGGCCCAGCTGCACGCCCGCGGCGAACTGCCCCTCCACCAGGACTTCGTGAACGAGTCCTTCATCGGCACGCACTTCACCGGCCGGCTCACCGGCACCGCCGAGGTGGCCGGTCTGCCCGCCGTGCTGCCGTCCGTCACGGGCCGCGCCTGGATCACCGGTACCGCCCAGTACCTGCTGGACCCGGCCGACCCGTTCCCCGCCGGATTCGTCCTCTAGCCGCCCGGGCACCGATACTGGTCGCATACATGCCACGTCGCAGAGGAGGAGCCACCGCATGGCAGCGCACGACGGGCCCGCCCTGCCCGCCCTGCCCGCCCTCGGCGGGCAGCGTTCCGGCAGCTACCGCGAGCTCGTCGCGGACGCCCTGCGCGCGGCGCTGGTCGCGGGGGAGCTCCGCCCCGGCGAGGTGCACTCGGTGCCCGCGCTGGCGGCCCGCTTCGGCATCTCCGCCACGCCCGTCCGCGAGGCGCTGCTGGACCTTTCCAAGGAGGGGCTGCTCGACCCGGTGCCCAACAAGGGCTTCCGGGTGACCGCGGTCTCCGAGCGGCAGCTCGACGAGTACACCCACATCCGCTCGCTCATCGAGGTCCCGACCGTCACCGGCCTCGCCTCCACCGCCGACGCCACGGCGCTGGAGGCGCTGCGCCCGGCCGCCGAGGAGATCGTCACCGCCGCCGCGGCCGGCGACCTCATCGCCTACGTGGAGGCCGACCGTCGCTTCCACCTCGGGCTGCTCGCGCTCGCCGGCAACGAGCACCTGGTCGAGGTCGTCGGCGACCTGCGCAAGCGCTCCCGGCTGTACGGCCTCACCGCGCTGGCCGAGCGCGGCCTGCTGCGGGCCTCCGCCGAGGAGCACCTGGAGCTGCTGGACGCCCTCCTCGCCCGCGACGGCGCGGCCGTACAGGCCGTCATGACCCGCCACCTCGGGCACGTCAGGGGCCTGTGGGCGCGGTGACCGGCGCCGGCGCCGTGGGACCGGGACCGTTCTTCACCGTGCGCACCGGGCCGGGGGAGCCGCGGGCCGAGGGTTTCGTGCCGCTGGCGCAGGTGTACGCCGGGCGGCCGTCGCCCGCGCTCACCGGCCGGGTGGCGGAGGTCGGGCGGCGCCTGCGCACCTCCGAGCGGCGCGTCGCCGGCTCGCTGGCCCACCAGGGGCTGGCCGCACGGCTGTGGTCCGTCGCGCTCGGCCCGGCGGCGCTGACCGGCCGCATGCCCGACCTGTCCGGCGGACGCCTGTGGTGGCACCCCGGCCGGTCCACCCCGGACGAGCTGTGGCTGCCGGACGACGTCCCGGACGTGCCCGCGGGGCGGCTGCGCGAGGACGTCCTCCACGGCCACCTCGTGCCCCTTTGCGCGGCCGTGCACGCGGTGTCGGGCGTCGCGCCCGGACTGCTGTGGGGCAACGCCGCCTCGGCCCTCGCCGGCACCCTGCGGGTGCTGCACTCCTGGTGCCTGGGGGAGGGCGCGCGGCCCGAGGCGGCCGCCCGCGCCGTCGCGCTGACGGAGGAACTGATGACGGACCCTCTGCTGCGCGACGCCGGCGACCTGCGGCTCAGCGGGGCCGGCGCGCCCGCCTACGCACGCCGCAGCTGCTGCCTGTACTACCGCGTGCCCGGCGGCGGGCTGTGCGGGGACTGCGCGCTGCGCTGAGGGCGGGAAGGCCTTCGTTCGGTCCCTCGACCAGGAACTATCCGCGTGGGCAGAGAAGTTGATGATGTGAAAAGCTGTCGTCAGCGGTGCCGGGTCAGGGCCCGGACGGCCGCCGAGAGGAGCGCAGCGTGATGGAGAACGGCTTCCGCGCCGAGGAGATCGACACCGGCAGGCCGCACCCCGCGCGGATCTACGACTACCTGCTGGGCGGCAAGGACAACTACGAGGTGGACCGCACGGCCGCCGACGCGCTCGCCGCCGCGGCGCCCGAGGTGAGGATCGGCGTCCGCGCCAACCGGGCCTTCATGCGCCGCGCCGTCCGGCACGTGGTCGGCAACGGCGTCCGCCAGGTCCTCGACATCGGCACCGGCCTGCCCACCTCCCCCAACGTGCACGAGATCGCCCAAGAGGTGGCGCCGGACGTCCGCATCGCGTACGTCGACAACGACCCGATCGTGAACACGCACGCCAACGCCCTGCTCAGCCGCTCGGGCGCCACCAGCGTCGTGCTCGCCGACCTGCGCGACCCGCGGGCCGTCCTGGAGCACCCCGACGTCCGCCGGGTCATCGACTTCGACGAACCCGTCGCCCTGCTCCTCGTCGCCGTCCTCCACTTCCTCACCGACGCGGAGAAGCCCGCGGAGGTCGTCGCCACCCTGCGCGACGCGCTCCCAGCCGGCAGCTACGTGGTGCTCTCGCACGCCACCGGCGACTTCGCCGACCGCAGCGACGCCCAGGCCGTCTACAACAACGCCACCGCCACCTTGAACCTTCGCCCCCGCTCCGAGGTCGAGCGGTTCTTCGACGGTCTCGAGCTGGAGGAGCCGGGCCTCGTCCAGGTCCCCTTCTGGCGCCCCGACGCCCCGGTCCCGCCCCGCTCCGCCGAGATCGGCTTCTACGGCGGCGTGGCCCGCCGCGGCTAGCGGGACTCCGCCCTTCAGGCGGGCCGGTCCAGACGCGCGGCAAGGACCCGGGCCCTGGCCTGCTGGACCGCCCCCGCCTGGGAGGCGGCGAAGCGCAGCAGGCCGGGCGGCGTGCGCAGGTGCAGGGTGTCGGTGACGAGGCTGCCGGCCCCGTCGCGGGCGATGGCGAAGCGGTAGCCCATGCGGACCCGAGCGGGGCTGCGCACCTCGCCGGAGATCTCGGCGGCGTGCGGCAGGCGGTCCGGGACGGCGACGAGCGTGACGTCGATGACGTTGTCGTGCCGCAGCAGGCCGAGGAAGCGGAACCGCTCCACGGCCGTGTAGCGCATGGTCCCGCCGCTGCGGCGCACGTCGCGGACGTCGACGAGAAGCGGCGACAGGCCGATGTAGTGCGACGGCTCCGCCAGGTGCGCGAAGACCTCCTCCGGCGGCGCGGCTATCCGGAAGGCGTGCTTCAGTTCGGCGGACGGCATCCCGGACCCTCCTCGACACGGCGGCACATGGCACGGTGATCCTCCCACCGCCCCGCCCCGTACGCGCCCCACTCGGCACCCGGGACCGGGAAAGCCGTCGGCCGGCTCTGGGGTGGGAGGATCCTCCCGGAGGGGGCGCGTGGACATGTTCGAACTGATGGGGTGGCTGGCCGAGCGCGGGGTCACGACCGTGTTCAAGGTCGACGGCGACCGCATGGTCGAGCGTAGGAAGGCATGGATGGTCATCATCAGTGGTGGGCCGCTCGGCGAGGACTCGTTCTTCCGCGCGGACATGGCCACGGCAGACGCATGCCTTGACGCGGTACTCGCTCACCTGGAGAGCAAGGGAATCTCGCCGTTCGCATGACCGGCCGCGCGGATCAGGGCGGGCGTCAGTTGGCCGGTGTTTCATGGGCGCTTGGCTGGCCAGCTCCATGCCCGCACCGTAGTGCGTAGGGCGGAGGAACGGCTTCGGGACCTCGAAGACGTCGGCCTTGCTCTGGCGGAGCACGGCACGCGCCGGGCAGCCGGGCGGCGCGAACGCGCGGGGCCGTCGACCGCGTCTTCCGGATGAGGAAGGACGCAGGCGACGGCCCCGGTACGGCCCCGGAGGGGATGCAGGTGCTGTGACCTGCGGCGTTCTTAGATGTCGAAGTAGAGCTCGAACTCGTGCGGGTGCGGGCGCAGCGCGATCGGCGCGATCTCGTTGGTCCGCTTGTAGTCGATCCAGGTCTCGATCAGGTCGGAGGTGAAGACCCCGCCCTGGAGGAGGAACTCGTGGTCGGCCTCGAGGGACTCCAGGACCGCCGACAGCGAGGTCGGGACCTGCGGGACGCCCGCGTGCTCCTCGGGGGCGAGCTCGTACAGGTCCTTGTCGACGGGCTCGGCCGGCTCGATCTTGTTCTTGATGCCGTCGAGGCCGGCCAGCAGCAGCGCCGAGAAGGCCAGGTACGGGTTGCCGGAGGAGTCCGGGGCGCGGAACTCGATGCGCTTGGCCTTGGGGTTCGCACCCGTGATCGGGATGCGGATGGCCGCGGAGCGGTTGCGCTGCGAGTAGACCAGGTTGACCGGGGCCTCGAAGCCGGGGACCAGGCGGTGGTAGGAGTTCACCGTGGGGTTGGTGAAGGCCAGCAGCGCCGGGGCGTGCTTGAGGATGCCGCCGATGTAGTAGCGGGCGGTGTCGGACAGGCCCGCGTAGCCCTGCTCGTCGTAGAACAGCGGGGCGCCGTTGGTCCACAGCGACTGGTGGACGTGCATGCCGGAGCCGTTGTCACCGAAGATCGGCTTGGGCATGAAGGTCGCGGTCTTGCCGGCACGCCAGGCGACGTTCTTCACGATGTACTTGAAGAGCATCAGGTCGTCGGCCGCGGCGAGCAGCGTGTTGAACTTGTAGTTGATCTCGGCCTGGCCGGCGGTGCCCACCTCGTGGTGCTGGCGCTCGACCTGCAGGCCGGACTTGATCAGCTCCAGGGTGATCTCGGCGCGCAGGTCGGCGAAGTGGTCGACCGGCGGGACCGGGAAGTAGCCGCCCTTGTACTTGACCTTGTAGCCGCGGTTGTCCTGCTCCGCACCGCTGTTCCAGGCGCCGGCCTCGGAGTCGATGTGGTAGAAGGACTGGTTCGCGCTGGTCTCGAAGCGGGCGCTGTCGAAGACGTAGAACTCGGCCTCGGGGCCGAAGTACGCGGTGTCGGCGATGCCGGAGGAGGCGAGGTAGGCCTCGGCCTTCTTCGCCACGTTCCGCGGGTCACGGCTGTACTGCTCGCCGGTGATCGGGTCGTGGATGAAGAAGTTGACGTTGAGCGTGGAGTCCTTGCGGAACGGGTCCAGCTTGGCCGTGGACAGGTCCGCGATCAGCGCCATGTCGGACTCGTGGATGGCCTGGAAGCCGCGGATCGAGGAGCCGTCGAACATCAGCTGCTCGTCCGGGTCGAAGGACTCGACCGGGACCGTGAAGTGCTGCATCACACCGGGCAGGTCGCAGAACCGGACGTCCACGAACTTGACGTCGTTGTCCGAGATGAACTTCTTCACCTCGTCGGCGTTTTGGAACGACATCCAACTCCTCCTTGGCCCGGCCCGGGAGGCCGGATTGCAGCTCATGGGTGCGACCAGTGCGGTGGCGCACGTTGGTGCCGACCATAGAGATCGGGCATTTCCCTCTCGTGACCCATTTGTTTCTTGCAGGTTAACCGAGCCGCCGCACGGGTGCCGGGTCGGACGCGGGGGCCCCGGGGCGGGGGGTTACCGTGGAGCCGTGGACAACAGGGATGTCATCGGATCGTGGATCGAGGGCCCGAAGGCCGCCGCGGAGCGGATGGGCGTCGACTTCGGCTACCGCGGGAAGCGCCTCGGGCTGCCGGAGGAGGGCCCCGGCTCTATCGCCCCGGTCGGCCGGCGCATCGCGGCCCTCTTCATCGACTGGGGCCTGTGCGCGGTGATCGCATACGGGCTGATCGCGCACCGTGACGCGGCCGCGGCCAATCCGTGGACCACGGTGGTCTTCGGCCTCATGAGCGTGCTGCTGCTGGGCACCGTCGGCACCACCCCGGGCAAACGCCTGCTGCGGCTGCGCGTGGTCCGGGAGGACGGCGGGCGGCTGGGCCTGGGCGCGGCGGCGCTGCGGACGCTGCTGCTCCTGCTGGTCATCCCGGCGGTGGTCTGGGACCGCGACACCCGCGGCATGCACGACCGGGCCGTGAAGGCGGTCCAGATCCGGATGTGACCGCGGCCGCGGATGTGACCGCGGCGCACACCACGCGAAGTGCCCCGGACGAATCGATTCGTCCGGGGCACTTCGCGTTCCGTTTCGTATGCGATCAGCGGCCCTTCGGCATCCGCATGCCCTTGGGGAGCGGGCCCTTCGGCACCGGCATGTTGCTCATCAGGTCGCCCAGCGCCCGCAGCCGGTCGTTGACCTCGGTGACCTTGGGGCCGGGCAGGACCCGCGGCAGCTTCAGCAGGGTGGTGCGGATCTTC includes:
- a CDS encoding SAM-dependent methyltransferase; amino-acid sequence: MMENGFRAEEIDTGRPHPARIYDYLLGGKDNYEVDRTAADALAAAAPEVRIGVRANRAFMRRAVRHVVGNGVRQVLDIGTGLPTSPNVHEIAQEVAPDVRIAYVDNDPIVNTHANALLSRSGATSVVLADLRDPRAVLEHPDVRRVIDFDEPVALLLVAVLHFLTDAEKPAEVVATLRDALPAGSYVVLSHATGDFADRSDAQAVYNNATATLNLRPRSEVERFFDGLELEEPGLVQVPFWRPDAPVPPRSAEIGFYGGVARRG
- a CDS encoding dihydrodipicolinate synthase family protein, with translation MNTTPDRPWRGVLVATALPLRAGDLSVDYEAYAAHCAWLVANGCDGVVPNGSLGEYQVLTPAERARVVETAVAAIGGERVVPGVAAYGSGEARRWAEHAADAGCSAVMLLPPNAYRADERSVHAHYAEVARAGLPVVAYNNPYDTKVDLTPRLLAELHGAGHIQAVKEFSGDVRRAWELAELAPELDLVVGADDVLLELATAGAKGWVAGYPNALPRACGELFRAAVAGDTATALPLYRALHPLLRWDSRTEFVQAIKVSMDLTGRYGGPCRPPRMPLLPEQEKEVRAATEAAIAAGLA
- a CDS encoding (2Fe-2S)-binding protein, which translates into the protein MGAVTGAGAVGPGPFFTVRTGPGEPRAEGFVPLAQVYAGRPSPALTGRVAEVGRRLRTSERRVAGSLAHQGLAARLWSVALGPAALTGRMPDLSGGRLWWHPGRSTPDELWLPDDVPDVPAGRLREDVLHGHLVPLCAAVHAVSGVAPGLLWGNAASALAGTLRVLHSWCLGEGARPEAAARAVALTEELMTDPLLRDAGDLRLSGAGAPAYARRSCCLYYRVPGGGLCGDCALR
- a CDS encoding SRPBCC family protein yields the protein MPSAELKHAFRIAAPPEEVFAHLAEPSHYIGLSPLLVDVRDVRRSGGTMRYTAVERFRFLGLLRHDNVIDVTLVAVPDRLPHAAEISGEVRSPARVRMGYRFAIARDGAGSLVTDTLHLRTPPGLLRFAASQAGAVQQARARVLAARLDRPA
- a CDS encoding proline racemase family protein; protein product: MRSKLVLHAVDSHTEGMPTRVVTGGIGTVPGATMNERRLHFRDHLDHIRHLLMDEPRGHAAMSGAILQPPTRPDADYGVIYIEVSGYLPMCGHGTIGVATVLVETGMVPVTEPVTTVRLDTPAGLVVAEVAVDGGAATAVTLRNVPSFCVALDRKAVLADGRTVTYDLAYGGNFYAILPLDAFGLPFDRSRKDDILAAGLALMDAINAEDPPVHPEDPTIRGCKHVQLLAPGSTAVRSRHAMAIHPGWFDRSPCGTGTSARMAQLHARGELPLHQDFVNESFIGTHFTGRLTGTAEVAGLPAVLPSVTGRAWITGTAQYLLDPADPFPAGFVL
- a CDS encoding magnesium and cobalt transport protein CorA, coding for MSMISNLRKAVRLTHVRQRRVDLSHPARSPLGSSVVNCVVYMDGLRQDDCAAYEAIARVRKSGRGFVWIGLHEPSEAEFAGVAELFGLHPLAVEDAVHAQQRPKLEQYGDTLFTVLKTARYVEHDRLTATSEVVETGDVMVFTGPDFVITVRHGGHGSLGPLREGLETVPDQLAKGPAAVLHAITDHVVDQYLAVTSAVHADIEQVETDVFSDHRGRGTDAGRIYQLKRELLELKRAVAPLGRPLQRLAEEPLPGIEADLRTYFRDAADHLARATEQVTSFDDLLNSILQANIAQVSMAQNEDMRKISAWVAILAVPTMICGLYGMNFEHMPELRWTYGYPLAVGVMVVACFVIHRGFRRNGWL
- a CDS encoding FAD-binding oxidoreductase, producing the protein MSKPTSCDVVVVGAGMVGAACALHAAAAGLRTVLVDRGPVAGGTTGAGEGNLLVSDKEPGPELGLALLSARLWQELTERHNLGATAEYEAKGGLVVASGADGLRALEDFAAAQRRSGVEAVPVPADGLRELEPHLADGLTGGVHYPQDAQVQPGLAAARLVRAARDLGAQARLGTTVTAVLRAPDGAVRGVRTDRGDIHAPAVVNAAGTWGGEVAALAGVRLPVLPRRGFVLVTEPLPARTVRHKVYAADYVADVASDSAALQTSAVVEATAAGPVLIGASRERVGFDRTFSLPVARRLAAQALALFPVLRDVATLRAYTGFRPYLPDHLPAIGPDPRVPGLHHACGHEGAGIGLAPATGHLIAQCLTGARPELDLTPFRPDRFPAEEATP
- a CDS encoding (2Fe-2S)-binding protein — protein: MSRRSPLRLARAAPGPGFTFTFEGRDIPAHPGQSVAAALWSAGVLSWRTTRVDGAPRGVFCGIGVCFDCLVTVNGRPGQRACVTAAHPGDVVTPQVGTGELP
- a CDS encoding FAD-dependent oxidoreductase, whose translation is MTGDRYGLAVVGAGPAGIAAALAAADAGVRVALVDAAPQAGGQFYRQPAPGLRARRARALHHAWRTWRGLHGRLEAHLATGRVTHLPQRQVWCMEPGFTLHTLEAGAIRADAVVLATGGYEKVLPFPGWTLPGVVTAGGAQAMLKGGLVLPGRTVVVAGTGPLLLPVAAGLAAAGARVAALAEAADPRDLLRHATAVPLGKAVEGAAYAVRLARHGIRVRWRHTVVAAHGEDRVEAVTLAGPDGARRRFACDALAVGHGLLPHTDLADSFEVDAEQRTPTPGVWAAGEVTGVGGAELALAEGEIAGRSAAARLRGTEPDPAAWAAAARRRERLRRFAAVLDAVYRLPGDWAESTVTDDTLLCRCEEVPAAAVREAVRDLGAGDLRTVKLLTRAGMGWCQGRVCGPGVAAVAGCPFTDPGRSLARPVPLGLLAGGAEEEEEREEP
- a CDS encoding GntR family transcriptional regulator, whose translation is MAAHDGPALPALPALGGQRSGSYRELVADALRAALVAGELRPGEVHSVPALAARFGISATPVREALLDLSKEGLLDPVPNKGFRVTAVSERQLDEYTHIRSLIEVPTVTGLASTADATALEALRPAAEEIVTAAAAGDLIAYVEADRRFHLGLLALAGNEHLVEVVGDLRKRSRLYGLTALAERGLLRASAEEHLELLDALLARDGAAVQAVMTRHLGHVRGLWAR